The DNA region AACTGGTGCCCTAGCGAAAGGCAATATTTCTAGTGGGATTGGGTGGTTCAATCCAAGCGTCTCCACGAGTTTAGTCTCATCTGCAACTATGATATATTCTTTAGCAACGGAACCGACGATCTTCTCTCTGGTTAGAGCCGCGCCTCCACCTTTAATCAGATTTAAACTCTCGTCAATCTGGTCAGCCCCGTCTATGGCCAAATCTAACCTGGGGTGCTCATCTAAGGTTGTTATAGGTATGCGTTCTTGTATGGCTAAGAAGAATGCCTGATATGATGTTGGCACGCATAAAACCCTGATGCCCTCCTCCCTGATTCTCCTACCTATCTCGCGGATCGCATACTGCGCAGTAGTACCGGTGCCCAAACCTAGAACGTAGCCGTCCCTTACGTGCTTTACAGCCTCCTCAGCCGCTCTCCTCTTGGCTTCCTCTAGCCAACTCAAACTGAAAGTTAGACCTCCATCTCAATCTGTTCAAGCTTTTCAAGCTGTTTCTGGAGATCCTGTCTCAACTTCTCCAGCGTCTCGTCAGCCTTGGTCTTTCTCGGCGTTGGGGGGGTCTTCTCAGCTACTTTAGGTTTCTCCTCCTTATCTGGAACCGGGGTTGAGGCAGGTTTGATCTCGGCCACACTTTTGGTGATAGATTGGGTGATACCTAAGT from Candidatus Bathyarchaeia archaeon includes:
- the rpiA gene encoding ribose 5-phosphate isomerase A, with the protein product MSWLEEAKRRAAEEAVKHVRDGYVLGLGTGTTAQYAIREIGRRIREEGIRVLCVPTSYQAFFLAIQERIPITTLDEHPRLDLAIDGADQIDESLNLIKGGGAALTREKIVGSVAKEYIIVADETKLVETLGLNHPIPLEILPFARAPVFEELKKFCNTLKLREGVGKAGPVVSDNGNFIVDADCGFIKRPKELEERFKKIPGVIESGLFVGMADMVYVGKKDGSVEKLVKS